CTGTGTTCTAGTGCCCACATGAACCAGTGACCATAATGAACGCCATCATTAATGTTCTTAATAAACTCACTTGCCTGCTCAACTGTTTCATAGGGGGAACGGTCCAAGTATTGAAATAAACGCTCATCCATCCGTAAATGAAAAATATCAAGCACATCACTTGGCCATAATGCTCTCAAGATCAGACGGTTCGATTTCCATTGAGGCAGTACAGGAGTATTTCTCAACGTTTTCTTCTCCCTTTATTATTAAGTGTCATCTCACGTTAAGACTAATTGTAACCAATCCAGAGCCTTATGCCCAGAAATTTCATGACCTCCGTTAAATACTTCCGAGCTGAAATTAGGGGCAGCGCCGCTGTTTTCATACATCGAACCGATCGTATTCAATGCTTCCTCCGTGTGAGGGAAAGGAAACAATTTGTCATACCTGCCTGCTTCAACAAACAGAAACCCAGGTGCAATCGCCCCTATGAGCTCAGGCATCTCTCCCAGATTTATAATATCCGGAATATAATTATCAAGGCAGTGGTTGATAGAAAGAATACTTCCCTTGTAGGTGTTACAGCATCCACTTAATACGGTTGCATGGACTCGTTCATCCAGCATTGATGTATAGGCGCTGATCACACCCCCTCCGGAAAATCCCATGATCCCTATTCTATTTTCCTGAACATCCTGATAGGTACACATATAATCGATCAGCCGGCGCGCTTCTGCTACCCTCAACCCCGCAAGCGTCTTCCCGCACATGAGCAAATGAACGGCCATTGAATAACAGGAATTGCTTTTATTTTCTTTTACATCCTGTTTCAGCATACGGCTGCCTATCCCTGCCACTTGAGGCGCAAAAACTTTGAAGCCTCTTTTCACTAAAGACAGGGCAAAATGCTGAGCACTATGATTATTCGTATCCACACCGGAGATTTCTTTATTGCTGCTTCCATGGCCATGTAATGCAAGAACAGCCGGATAGTTCTTCTTCCTTTGTTTAGGTGTCAACACGTACACATCTGTGCTCAAACCTTCTATCGTATTTAAGGTATGACGCTCACGATAATAATCACTACATTCAACGTGTTCTTCTAATGCATCCGCAAATTCAGGAGCGTAATCAAACTCCCCTAACAAACCATTTAGTTGATCTTTAACTCTCTTTTTGTCTTCGGTTACATTAAGAATCATCTTTCCTCTTGTCTGATCGTACAATTGCTCTAAATAATCATTTAACGAAGTCACCAGGAATCCACCTTCTCCTTTTCTCGTTACTTATGAAAAAATGATGTGTGAACAGTAGATTGTCAACGTTACAGTTATCATACTAAAAATGGTAGAAGCAAGAACGATTTGCGCAGCAAGCTCAGGTTCATTCCGGAATTCCTGGGCGATAATAGCACTATTTACCGAACTTGGCATGGCCGATGAAATAAGCAGGGCCTGGGCAAGCATTCCATCATAACCAAACAGCCAGATAATCCCGCATGCAAGGATGGGGCCGAGAATCAACCGAATCCCAACACTTATGTAGACAGGTAATAATTTGGGGTTAAATTTCAACTGCGCCACCTGTGCACCGAGAGTGAGCAAAGCCATCCCGATCATCGCATTAGCAATATACTCACCGGGCTGCAGTAGAAAATCAGGCAGTTGAAAGGGAAGAACGTTCAGCAGGATCCCTAAAGCCATCGCATAGATCGCTGGCATTCTAAGCAAGCCGACTAATGCTTGAAACCTGCCTTCTTCAACGGCTTTTAAAGAAAAGATCCCAAACGTGTACGACAACACATTTTGGAAGGTCATGACAATGACCTGAATCGTAGCAGCGTACGGGTTCCCATTAAAAACAAGGTCATTAACAGGTACTCCATAATTTCCAGAATTATAGAGTACTACACTGTTCGTAAAAACCCCGCGGACGCTCTTACTGTATTGCCCAGCCCTTGCTATTCCTTGAACCACGAGATACAAAAGGGTGATGAATACGATAAAAAAACCAAAAACTTTTCCTAATAAGCTGAATGAGAAGTCAGATTCATATAAGTTTATTAATACAAATCCAGGACTTAGAAAATAAATATTCAGTTTAGCAAGACTGTACAAATCAAGCTTAAAAACTTTGTGCATCCAAGCTCCAAGTCCTATTAGGATAAAAACCGGTACGATAATGTTTAAGAAGATAAATAGTATGGCCATAAAAATAACCCTTCTCCCATGAAAAGAAATAAACATGGCCCTTTAAGGTTTCCCTGATTGGACCATGTTCAAATGACATAATATTACTTTAT
This Halobacillus salinarum DNA region includes the following protein-coding sequences:
- a CDS encoding alpha/beta hydrolase family protein; this encodes MTSLNDYLEQLYDQTRGKMILNVTEDKKRVKDQLNGLLGEFDYAPEFADALEEHVECSDYYRERHTLNTIEGLSTDVYVLTPKQRKKNYPAVLALHGHGSSNKEISGVDTNNHSAQHFALSLVKRGFKVFAPQVAGIGSRMLKQDVKENKSNSCYSMAVHLLMCGKTLAGLRVAEARRLIDYMCTYQDVQENRIGIMGFSGGGVISAYTSMLDERVHATVLSGCCNTYKGSILSINHCLDNYIPDIINLGEMPELIGAIAPGFLFVEAGRYDKLFPFPHTEEALNTIGSMYENSGAAPNFSSEVFNGGHEISGHKALDWLQLVLT
- a CDS encoding AEC family transporter; the protein is MAILFIFLNIIVPVFILIGLGAWMHKVFKLDLYSLAKLNIYFLSPGFVLINLYESDFSFSLLGKVFGFFIVFITLLYLVVQGIARAGQYSKSVRGVFTNSVVLYNSGNYGVPVNDLVFNGNPYAATIQVIVMTFQNVLSYTFGIFSLKAVEEGRFQALVGLLRMPAIYAMALGILLNVLPFQLPDFLLQPGEYIANAMIGMALLTLGAQVAQLKFNPKLLPVYISVGIRLILGPILACGIIWLFGYDGMLAQALLISSAMPSSVNSAIIAQEFRNEPELAAQIVLASTIFSMITVTLTIYCSHIIFS